The following proteins come from a genomic window of Pichia kudriavzevii chromosome 1, complete sequence:
- a CDS encoding uncharacterized protein (PKUD0A06460; similar to Saccharomyces cerevisiae YKR030W (GMH1); ancestral locus Anc_1.252) — translation MSRNSEYSNPILPLTSDDIIGQPRHFNETHSVTGSIESQSTIPSVSTYAQRSSHRSRMRKIRENFNHRFTVPKYFRRMMVFGSLDFETAFWEMMNLIQNPKRVYKALYYQKQTKNKWARDDPSFVLILGFLLSISAVFWGLMYTTGILGVLKLILYMVIVDFLLFGLVIATIGWVLANKFFVQPDARSMYDPNNSNFLSKYFVFDSILEWSYCFDIHCNAYLMIWLCLYFVQFFCLPLLRMNNFLSTLVGNTLYFFALSYYFLITFYGYNALPFLQKTEYLLSPIIGFVAAWLVLSLSGFNVANYMCSAYFS, via the coding sequence ATGTCCAGAAACTCCGAATACAGCAATCCCATTCTGCCTCTTACGTCAGATGATATTATTGGCCAGCCTCGCCATTTCAATGAAACACACTCCGTTACTGGATCTATCGAGTCACAGAGTACGATTCCTTCAGTGTCGACATATGCACAACGATCAAGTCACCGTAGTCGAATGAGAAAGATACGAGAAAACTTTAATCACAGGTTCACCGTTCCCAAATATTTCCGTCGAATGATGGTTTTCGGCTCGTTAGATTTTGAGACTGCATTTTGggagatgatgaatttgatacAGAACCCTAAAAGAGTCTATAAGGCCTTGTACtatcaaaaacaaaccaaGAACAAATGGGCCAGGGATGATCCCAGCTTTGTTCTCATTCTAGGGTTTCTGTTGTCTATATCTGCAGTTTTCTGGGGGTTGATGTACACCACTGGCATTTTGGGAGTACTGAAGCTGATTTTATACATGGTCATTGTGgatttcctccttttcgGATTGGTCATTGCAACCATCGGATGGGTATTGGCCAATAAATTTTTCGTGCAGCCAGATGCAAGAAGTATGTACGATCCAAACAATTCCAACTTCTTGAGCAAATattttgtctttgattCAATCCTTGAATGGTCCTACTGCTTTGATATCCATTGTAATGCATATTTAATGATCTGGTTATGCCTCTATTTTGTTCAGTTCTTTTGTTTGCCTTTGCTTAGAATGAACAATTTCTTATCAACCTTGGTTGGTAATACTCTCTACTTTTTTGCATTATCATATTACTTTCTCATCACATTTTACGGTTATAATGCCTTGCCATTTTTGCAGAAAACTGAATATCTTCTTTCTCCAATCATTGGATTTGTTGCTGCATGGCTAGTGCTTTCCCTCTCTGGTTTCAACGTTGCAAACTATATGTGTAGCGCCTACTTCAGTTGA
- a CDS encoding uncharacterized protein (PKUD0A06470; similar to Saccharomyces cerevisiae YPL169C (MEX67); ancestral locus Anc_8.699), with protein MHRGRGGYRGGRGGYSNANSNMQRANEYANQNMISVEIQGWNNAPPQDVVNFLSRKVRIGVQNATPDATGRILVGQVRTMKEANELVKCSGMKFAGGTLLIRIADDLGVANNSSNPTSRVNTIELLKGFLMSRYDPSIKMLNLQSVNQDQTLVSNGLFSNANTSSKFFPALMKVAEKEKLEVESVNLSGNNIDDHSRWLHELSLSFPNIKNIALPNNNIKRIDFFDKLKNKFNMLRELIIVGNPLAQDMGAIQKLISFFPRLVMIDGNQVRDESKLEKILSFPIKSVNMFFENGDLSKIATNFLASYFNFWDSNRMELMPLYSPQSKFSYQCDSSVITDFSANSSTDLWNNYTPHSRNLKKISNEKTRNSRVSIGPEMILQAFSCLPKSKHSLTSDPDSYAIETVSFPSLNGMMITIHGDFEEVAQADQQFPESNSQSNNRGYGKNRYGNRNNYSSRKGILEKRGFDRVFVVVPGPSGNFIVASDMLCVKQYSDKKPWMAGKSTLNPISLPTTQTNIPAPVVNNGSVNTCISAPLPGSASMQLPPDVESRLNPLQKELVIKVQQETRLKLEFVLMLCEQSNWDYNTAGQNFVNSKGQIPPDAYL; from the coding sequence ATGCATCGGGGAAGAGGCGGCTACAGAGGCGGCCGTGGTGGATACAGCAATGCAAACTCCAACATGCAGAGAGCTAACGAATATGCAAACCAGAACATGATCAGCGTGGAAATTCAAGGCTGGAACAATGCTCCACCGCAAGATGTGGTCAACTTCTTATCACGGAAGGTCCGTATTGGTGTTCAGAACGCAACTCCAGATGCAACTGGTAGGATATTGGTTGGTCAGGTGAGAACTATGAAGGAGGCAAACGAATTGGTGAAATGTTCCGGAATGAAGTTTGCAGGAGGGACCTTGCTAATACGGATTGCCGATGATTTGGGCGTGGcaaacaacagcagcaatCCGACTTCGAGGGTCAACACAATAGAGCTTTTGAAGGGGTTCTTGATGAGCAGGTATGATCCCTCGATCAAGATGTTGAACTTACAAAGCGTGAACCAAGATCAAACCTTGGTAAGTAATGGTTTGTTTTCCAATGCAAACACGTCTTCTAAATTCTTCCCTGCCTTGATGAAGGTTgcagagaaggaaaaactGGAAGTAGAATCCGTCAATTTGAGCGGGAACAATATTGACGATCATTCCAGGTGGTTACATGAATTGTCGTTGAGTTTCCCCAACatcaaaaatattgcaTTGCCAAATAACAACATCAAAAGAATTGActtttttgataaactaAAGAACAAATTTAACATGCTAAGGGAGTTGATTATTGTGGGTAACCCTTTGGCCCAAGATATGGGCGCAATACAGAAACTCATATCATTTTTCCCTCGTTTGGTGATGATCGATGGTAACCAGGTCAGGGATGAATCAAAGTTGGAAAAGATTCTTTCCTTTCCTATAAAATCGGTTAATATGTTTTTCGAAAATGGCGACTTGTCCAAAATAGCCACAAATTTTTTAGCCTCATACTTCAATTTTTGGGATAGCAATAGAATGGAACTGATGCCATTATATTCACCACAATCTAAATTTTCCTATCAATGCGATTCTTCTGTGATAACTGATTTCTCTGCAAACTCTTCAACAGATTTATGGAATAATTACACTCCAcattcaagaaatttgaagaaaatctCAAATGAGAAGACCAGAAACTCCAGGGTGTCTATTGGGCCAGAAATGATACTACAAGCATTTTCTTGCCTTCCCAAGTCGAAGCATAGTCTCACATCTGATCCTGATAGCTATGCAATAGAAACAGTTTCGTTTCCTTCCTTGAACGGTATGATGATCACAATCCAtggtgattttgaagaagtggCTCAAGCAGATCAACAATTCCCTGAGTCTAATTCACAATCAAATAATCGAGGTTACGGGAAAAATAGATATGGAAATCGTAATAATTATAGTTCCAGAAAAGgtattttggaaaagagAGGTTTTGATAgagtttttgttgttgttccaGGCCCAAGTGGTAATTTCATAGTTGCATCAGACATGTTGTGTGTCAAACAGTACTCAGATAAAAAACCATGGATGGCTGGTAAATCTACTCTTAATCCTATATCGTTGCCTACCACCCAAACAAACATTCCAGCTCCCGTCGTTAACAATGGATCAGTTAATACATGTATCTCTGCACCACTCCCGGGAAGTGCGTCTATGCAACTCCCTCCTGATGTGGAAAGCAGGTTGAATCCACTCCAAAAAGAATTGGTGATCAAAGTCCAACAGGAAACCAGGTTAAAGTTGGAGTTCGTGCTGATGCTTTGTGAACAATCAAACTGGGATTATAACACAGCCGGCCAAAATTTTGTGAATAGTAAAGGTCAGATCCCACCAGACGCTTACCTTTAG
- a CDS encoding uncharacterized protein (PKUD0A06480; similar to Saccharomyces cerevisiae YJL110C (GZF3) and YKR034W (DAL80); ancestral locus Anc_1.250) has protein sequence MDSPSIWEIYDSAKKIIPLYDRMQNRATRRESLSIQGNRTSRHTEMKATDDLSTLFEAPGFMYNNPSDILSVDLLSPLSSSPGNFSLPRGVSAVSSGGKQTAAVGEAIEKSANNSVKADKYNDSGNNACSLRQGNAIITPTSSEDSPSSNLVRKQATSNRGDTKMELDENSLAFTDFVGMEYDELLDIDIIGELQKIQDEENRKATQCKLSPSTSLVDTPPTSSTRDSPRSLDRGQVSINPLDIKIKPNTAICTNRQDTISCSSTLVKPISAPQPNKLQTEARSKISSSVPAKDTAKTLTTCNNCGTSKTPLWRKDPNGNILCNACGLFLKLHGTMRPLSLKTDVIKKRNSKRQSLSAQGDKYKNISPYACTPAAQKNNSPNSYIHYSQSFPNNPSNAFISATSASSPFNHALLSKHSSSTSISSLSQPQQQQQLQQSASSPLSQSLSQRSKNVPILPKPISPSPQVQTQSLGFTAGSFPSQPQDIPQFKRRKSKLNLSSQPSSPMTSYSPSAQSPMSSLRNSSVSSASGMYQDIHSKRGASYNHINTDIGLSHSPVQQSLGKPSNFSNLSAAIRTNKSSLNKVATPKSSAGTPTGTTTGPSLTNNTRKQPPATAPTISTAAVTDNCTVKHNAVTEEMGDVSMKDLDWLKFDI, from the coding sequence ATGGACTCGCCCTCTATTTGGGAAATCTATGACTCTGCAAAGAAGATCATTCCTCTCTACGACCGCATGCAAAACCGAGCTACTCGCAGAGAATCACTCTCCATCCAGGGGAACAGGACATCCAGACACACTGAGATGAAGGCTACAGACGATCTCAGCACGCTTTTTGAAGCGCCCGGGTTTATGTACAACAACCCCAGTGATATACTTTCAGTGGACCTTCTCTCGCCGCTTTCGTCTTCCCCGGGGAACTTCTCTCTTCCAAGGGGGGTGTCTGCGGTCTCCAGTGGCGGTAAGCAGACCGCCGCTGTTGGAGAAGCGATAGAAAAGAGCGCCAACAACTCGGTCAAGGCGGACAAGTACAACGATAGTGGGAATAATGCCTGCAGTCTGCGACAGGGGAATGCCATCATCACTCCAACGTCCTCCGAGGACAGTCCGAGTTCGAACCTTGTGCGAAAACAAGCCACTTCCAACAGAGGGGATACCAAAATGGAGTTGGACGAGAACTCTCTTGCCTTTACCGACTTTGTCGGCATGGAATATGACGAACTTCTCGATATTGACATTATTGGCGAACTGCAAAAGATTCAGGATGAGGAGAACAGAAAGGCAACACAATGTAAATTGTCTCCTTCAACTTCCCTGGTGGATACACCTCCTACATCATCGACAAGAGACTCTCCTCGTTCTTTAGATAGAGGCCAAGTTTCTATTAATCCTTTGGacataaaaataaaacctAATACAGCGATTTGCACCAACAGACAAGACACTATTTCTTGCTCGAGTACGCTGGTCAAACCCATCTCTGCTCCTCAACCAAACAAACTCCAGACAGAGGCAAGGTCCAAGATATCCTCCTCGGTGCCGGCCAAAGACACCGCTAAGACACTCACCACTTGTAACAACTGTGGAACATCCAAAACCCCACTATGGAGGAAAGATCCTAACGGGAACATTCTCTGCAATGCATGCGGTTTGTTTCTTAAACTGCACGGTACCATGCGCCCACTGTCTCTTAAAACAGATGTCAtcaaaaagagaaactcAAAGAGACAGTCCCTTTCAGCTCAAGGTGATAAGTACAAGAACATCTCTCCCTACGCGTGCACCCCAGCGGCCCAAAAGAACAACTCTCCAAATTCATATATTCACTACTCTCAGAGTTTCCCGAACAACCCTTCCAATGCCTTCATATCTGCAACATCGGCAAGCTCTCCCTTCAATCATGCCCTCTTGTCAAAACACTCCTCATCAACGTCAATATCCTCTCTCTCGCAGCcacagcagcaacaacaactccaGCAGTCAGCATCGTCACCGCTGTCACAATCCCTATCACAGCGATCCAAGAACGTTCCTATTTTGCCAAAACCAATATCGCCGTCTCCACAAGTACAAACACAATCTTTGGGGTTCACGGCAGGCTCGTTCCCATCACAGCCACAGGACATTCCACAATTCAAGAGACGAAAGTCCAAACTCAACCTGTCTTCACAACCCTCATCACCAATGACGTCTTACTCTCCTTCGGCACAATCGCCAATGTCGTCGCTGAGAAACAGCTCCGTCTCTTCAGCATCTGGAATGTATCAGGATATACATTCAAAAAGAGGCGCCTCGTACAACCACATCAATACAGACATTGGCTTGAGTCATTCCCCCGTGCAGCAATCCCTGGGGAAGCCTTCCAACTTCAGTAACTTGTCTGCCGCTATAAGGACCAACAAGTCGAGTCTGAACAAGGTCGCCACACCGAAAAGCTCTGCAGGTACACCTACGGGAACTACAACAGGCCCGTCATTGACAAACAATACTCGGAAACAGCCTCCAGCAACGGCTCCCACTATTTCCACCGCTGCCGTCACTGACAACTGCACGGTGAAACACAACGCCGTAACCGAGGAAATGGGCGATGTGTCCATGAAGGACTTGGACTGGTTGAAGTTCGACATTTGA